The DNA region GGTTCGATGTGCGGCTTAAATTAACGGCAACGGATATCGCATGCAACCAGGCGGCGTGATCATTGTGAATGATGGTCGCACGGATCATGTACTCGTTTGCGTTGTCGTTCCCATCATTTTTCCAGCGTTCCCCAAACCCGCAAGCGGCTGACGCCGCCGTCCGGAAAAATATTCAGGCGAATGTGGGTAAACGGACCGGCCGTAGTACTCAGTTCCTTTTCAAAAAAATGTTGCTTGTGTGCTTGTAGCTTGGTTTTCGGGAGAATCTCCATCCAATCGACCTCCGCTCGGGAGAGATCATCGCCGGCCTGCGCGTTGCTCACGCAACCCTCAAGAGAACACGTGTCGGGATAGTTGCCTTTAAAGTGATTGGTATCGATTTCGATGCGCTGAATTTTTCCGGGTGCGCCTAATTTCAGGATGATCCAATCATGCCCCGGCCCGCGCCGGCGGCGGGTTTCCCAGCCGTCTCCCATGTTCTGTGCGCGGCCCGGCATAATGAGATTTATCATCGGGCTGAAAAACATATCGCTGCAGGCCACGGGCAGGCCGCCGTTGGCAATTGCGACGAGATCGATCAACTCATCGGCTTTGAACCGCGTGAAATCAGGCGCGGCAACGCCATAAATCCGCAAACGCGCGACGCCGCCATCGGGAAAAATATTGAGCCGTACATGCGTGTAACAGTGTTCATCGGCAATGGCAAATAAATTTTGCGAGCCCGGTTTCAGCGGCGATTTGGCGAGTATTGTGGTCCACAGGCCGTGCGACTCTCGCAATGTTTTGCCTTCAACGTCCGCGGTAGCAAGACACGCCTCCAGCGCAGCATAAGGCGGATGATTGCCGAGAAAATGGTTGGTGTCAATGTCAACGCCTTTGATGATTCCCGGAATGCCGAGTTTGATGAGGCAAGAATCATGGCCCGGCACGCGATTGCGCCGGGTTTCCCAGCCATCCATCCATTTGCCGTTTTCGGTGTATTTGTCGGGAATAAAAACGCCGCGGCCGGGTTTTAACAAATTTTCTTTCGGCGCGAAAAATTCATCATTCGCCCAAAGCGCTTCTCCGCCCAAGCGCTCCGCCGCGAGATCGATCAGACCGGCAAAGGCGGCAACTTCGATATGCTTTTGTGCTGGCATAAGATAACTTTCGCTCCTCAGGTTATCAAACGTTCTGTTCTTCGTGAGCCAACAATACTTAATCTGTGACTAAATTGCAACGTCCTCATCATTTAGAAAATGATTGCAACTGAGGTAAGCGGGAAATAAAATCAAATTTGCGATTGTTGGAATAGGAAATGCAAAACATTATTGCAATCTCCGACGGCCAAACTTGTTGTCAAAAACTGCTTATTCTGTGAAATCAGAAAAGGTGAGAACATAATGAGATTCCAAAAGAATTTTCTGCCCTTGCTGTTTGTGCTTTCAGCCGCTTTGGCCATTTATGCGGCTTGTGCGCGCACGGGAGAGGAAGCCAAAATGATGAATCATGCACTGGCCGCCGGGGATAGCAGTCGCGTCATCCCAAAACTCGAAAAGTCAAAGGATGAGTGGCGCCGACTATTGCAGCCGAAAGAATATGCCGTGCTGTTTGAAGAAGACACGGAATACCCGCATTCGAGTCCGCTCAATCACGAAAAACGCGCGGGTACTTATATTTGCGCTGCCTGCTATTTGCCGCTGTTTTCTTCAGAAGCAAAATTTGAAAGTGGAACCGGGTGGCCGAGTTTTTTCCGGCCGCTTACCGGGCATCTCGGCACCAAAACGGATTATAAACTCCTCGCGCCGCGCACGGAATATCATTGCATCCGTTGCGGCGGGCATCAGGGACATGTGTTCGATGACGGCCCTCCACCCACCGGACAACGCTGGTGCAACAACGGCATCGCGCTCAAATTCATACCGCAGGGAGAACAACTTCCGCATCTGAGAAATTAACTTCAGGAGATTTTTGCTTATGTATATCGTCTCGCTGGTCATCACATTCTTGCTGCTCGCTTGCCAAAATTCCGAGCAAGCCGAGCAAAATCCGGCGCCCACGCCTCTGACCTCCGCGCAAACGGAAAACCTTGTCACCGCCACTTTTGCCGGCGGCTGCTTTTGGTGCATGGAAGCGCCCTTCGATGTTTTGCCAGGGGTTGTATCAACGACATCAGGTTACACGGGAGGTTTCAAGAAGAATCCGAGTTATGACGAAGTATCTGCCGGCACAACAGGTCACGCTGAAGCCGTGCAGATCACTTATGATTCAACTCAAATCAGCTATGCGCAACTGCTGCAAGTGTTCTGGCGGAATATTGATCCCCTAGCCTCGAACCGCCAATTCTGTGACAGCGGTTCGCAATATCGCTCGGCCATTTTTTATCACAATGCCGAACAACAACGCCTGGCTGTGGCTTCGAAGCAACAACTCGAAAACTCCGGGCGCTTCCAGCAACCCATCGTGACGGAGATTGTTGCTGCCGCAGAGTTCTATCCCGCGGAGGGGTATCATCAAGATTTCTATAAAAAGAATCCTCTGCGCTATAAAGCCTATCGCGCCGGCTGCGGCCGGGATCGTCGGCTGCAGGAACTCTGGGGCGAGACAGCGCATTGATCTTTCCAAGGTGAAATTGTTGATTTTTCGGTAAACGTTTTCAAACCGCAAGACGCGAATTCGCGGTTGCCTTTTGGAGGCTTAGTGAGTTCCTTCCAACTCGCATTTAGAGCCTTCGAAATCTTGTCGATGCCATACCGCTTCGTCGCATGGCCCACAACCAAACCCCGCACGGAATGCCATACTCCACCCATCTCACCCATAGCGGTTCATGCCACAAACCTGACGGCAGATAATTTGCTAGAACGTTGTAAGACAAAAAAACGGTCGCGCTCAAAATCCACAAAGAAAGAATGAGAGTGGACGACGATGCGTTGGCGGGAATCCCTTCTTTGAAACAGAGCAGCGGCAACAGCCACAAAAGATACCAGGGCTGCAGCGTTGGGGAAAGCAGAAAAAATGCGGCGAGAATGATAATCAAAATGGCAAACCAATGCCCTGCGGCCTGCGGCAGAATTTTTGATTTAATCCCGCGCAACAAAAGCCGCAGATAGACAAACAGAAACAAAGCGCCTACAATCAACTTCGCAATGATCAACGCCAGATCGATGCGGCGGGTGACATAAACTTGGGGAGAAATCTCCCAATGCGCTGGAATCATCAAAAATTTCACCAGCTCATCCGGCAGCAGCCAATGCACCGGCGTGAAAACCAGCGAAAACAAACTATCGTTGAACCGCCACTTTTCCGAATAGACCAGCAAGCCTGCATATAAATTTTCGCCGGCCATGACAAAGGGCGCATAGCACACAAGGATGACAAGCGTAAAGATGGCAATCGTCGACGCTGCCTTTTTTAAACCTCCCTCCTGCCACGCGGCGACAGCTAAAAAAGGCAAAAACATCACGGTGAGGAATTTGATCAAAAACCCCAAAGCCAAAAAAACAGCGGCCAGCGAAAACCGCTGCCGCAGGAAAAAGGCTGTCATCAAAATCAACGTGAATGCGCCCAAACCATCCGTGTGTCCGCTGCCGGCGATTTCGATAATCGGCAATGGATGCCAGGCATAAAGAATGGCCCAGCGCGGATCGATCTTCATCTGCGCCAACAAGCGGAAAAGAACCAGCACCAGCCCGAGATCCACCAGCACAAAAAGCAGCTTTAATCCGGCGAAGGGCGCAAGGGCAAAAAGCTCGCTGGTTTTGAGTCCCAACCAGAACAAAATTTGCAACACGGGCGGGTAAACGCTGTGTACGTTTTTGTGATCGACGTTCGGATAGATCTCGGCATCG from Cytophagia bacterium CHB2 includes:
- the alc gene encoding allantoicase, whose amino-acid sequence is MPAQKHIEVAAFAGLIDLAAERLGGEALWANDEFFAPKENLLKPGRGVFIPDKYTENGKWMDGWETRRNRVPGHDSCLIKLGIPGIIKGVDIDTNHFLGNHPPYAALEACLATADVEGKTLRESHGLWTTILAKSPLKPGSQNLFAIADEHCYTHVRLNIFPDGGVARLRIYGVAAPDFTRFKADELIDLVAIANGGLPVACSDMFFSPMINLIMPGRAQNMGDGWETRRRRGPGHDWIILKLGAPGKIQRIEIDTNHFKGNYPDTCSLEGCVSNAQAGDDLSRAEVDWMEILPKTKLQAHKQHFFEKELSTTAGPFTHIRLNIFPDGGVSRLRVWGTLEK
- the msrB gene encoding peptide-methionine (R)-S-oxide reductase MsrB — encoded protein: MMNHALAAGDSSRVIPKLEKSKDEWRRLLQPKEYAVLFEEDTEYPHSSPLNHEKRAGTYICAACYLPLFSSEAKFESGTGWPSFFRPLTGHLGTKTDYKLLAPRTEYHCIRCGGHQGHVFDDGPPPTGQRWCNNGIALKFIPQGEQLPHLRN
- the msrA gene encoding peptide-methionine (S)-S-oxide reductase MsrA, yielding MYIVSLVITFLLLACQNSEQAEQNPAPTPLTSAQTENLVTATFAGGCFWCMEAPFDVLPGVVSTTSGYTGGFKKNPSYDEVSAGTTGHAEAVQITYDSTQISYAQLLQVFWRNIDPLASNRQFCDSGSQYRSAIFYHNAEQQRLAVASKQQLENSGRFQQPIVTEIVAAAEFYPAEGYHQDFYKKNPLRYKAYRAGCGRDRRLQELWGETAH